The following proteins come from a genomic window of Citrobacter europaeus:
- the uspE gene encoding universal stress protein UspE: MAMYKNMLVVIDPNQDDQPALRRAVYLHQRIGGKIKAFLPIYDFSYEMTTLLSPDERTAMRQGVISQRTAWIREQAKYYIEAGIPLEIKVVWHNRPFEAIIQEVISAQHDLVLKMAHQHDRLEAVIFTPTDWHLLRKCPSPVWMVKDQPWPEGGKALVAVNLASEEPYHNALNEKLVKETIQLAEQVNHTEVHLVGAYPVTPINIAIELPEFDPSVYNDAIRGQHLLAMKALRQKFSIDEKVTHVEKGLPEEVIPDLAEHLQAGIVVLGTVGRTGISAAFLGNTAEQVIDHLRCDLLVIKPDEYQTPVELDDEEDD; the protein is encoded by the coding sequence ATGGCTATGTATAAAAATATGCTGGTCGTCATCGACCCGAACCAGGACGATCAACCAGCATTACGGCGAGCTGTTTATTTGCATCAACGGATTGGTGGCAAAATTAAAGCCTTTTTGCCGATCTATGACTTTTCCTACGAGATGACTACCCTGCTGTCGCCCGATGAGCGTACGGCAATGCGTCAGGGGGTCATCAGTCAACGAACAGCATGGATCCGTGAACAAGCGAAATACTATATCGAAGCAGGGATCCCCCTTGAAATTAAAGTGGTATGGCACAACCGTCCCTTTGAAGCCATCATCCAGGAAGTCATTAGCGCTCAACATGACCTGGTCCTCAAGATGGCGCACCAACACGACCGCCTCGAAGCCGTAATTTTCACCCCCACCGACTGGCATTTATTGCGGAAATGCCCAAGTCCGGTATGGATGGTCAAAGACCAGCCGTGGCCTGAAGGTGGCAAAGCGCTGGTTGCGGTTAACCTCGCCAGTGAAGAGCCTTATCACAATGCGCTCAATGAAAAACTGGTCAAAGAAACGATCCAACTGGCAGAACAGGTTAACCATACTGAAGTGCATTTAGTTGGCGCCTATCCTGTTACGCCAATCAACATCGCAATTGAACTGCCTGAATTTGACCCCAGCGTTTATAACGATGCGATCCGTGGACAGCATCTGCTGGCCATGAAGGCGTTACGCCAGAAATTCAGTATCGATGAGAAAGTGACGCACGTTGAAAAAGGATTGCCTGAAGAGGTCATTCCCGATTTAGCCGAGCACTTGCAGGCGGGTATTGTGGTACTGGGGACCGTTGGTCGTACCGGGATTTCTGCCGCGTTTCTTGGTAACACCGCAGAACAGGTTATCGATCATCTACGCTGCGACCTGCTGGTCATCAAGCCGGATGAATATCAGACGCCCGTTGAACTGGACGACGAAGAAGACGATTAA
- the fnr gene encoding fumarate/nitrate reduction transcriptional regulator Fnr has product MIPEKRIIRRIQSGGCAIHCQDCSISQLCIPFTLNEHELDQLDNIIERKKPIQKGQTLFKAGDELKSLYAIRSGTIKSYTITEQGDEQITGFHLAGDLVGFDAIGSGHHPSFAQALETSMVCEIPFETLDDLSGKMPNLRQQMMRLMSGEIKGDQDMILLLSKKNAEERLAAFIYNLSRRFAQRGFSPREFRLTMTRGDIGNYLGLTVETISRLLGRFQKSGMLAVKGKYITIENSDALAVLAGHTRNVA; this is encoded by the coding sequence CGGTTGTGCTATCCATTGCCAGGATTGCAGCATCAGCCAGCTTTGCATCCCGTTCACACTTAACGAGCATGAGCTTGACCAGCTCGATAACATCATCGAGCGCAAAAAGCCTATCCAAAAGGGGCAGACGCTCTTTAAAGCAGGTGATGAGCTTAAATCACTCTATGCTATCCGCTCCGGAACGATTAAAAGCTATACCATTACCGAACAAGGCGATGAGCAGATTACTGGCTTCCATCTGGCGGGCGATCTGGTCGGTTTTGACGCGATTGGCAGCGGACATCACCCGAGCTTTGCCCAGGCGCTGGAAACCTCAATGGTATGCGAAATTCCTTTCGAAACCCTTGATGACCTGTCCGGCAAAATGCCAAATCTGCGTCAGCAGATGATGCGTCTGATGAGTGGCGAAATCAAAGGCGACCAGGACATGATCCTGCTGTTGTCGAAGAAAAATGCAGAAGAGCGCCTGGCGGCCTTTATCTACAATTTGTCTCGTCGCTTTGCCCAGCGTGGATTCTCGCCTCGTGAATTCCGCCTGACCATGACCCGTGGCGACATCGGTAACTACCTCGGTCTGACGGTCGAAACCATCAGCCGCCTGCTGGGTCGTTTCCAGAAAAGCGGTATGCTGGCAGTGAAAGGTAAATACATCACTATTGAGAATAGCGACGCGTTGGCAGTTCTTGCTGGCCACACGCGTAACGTTGCGTAA